A genomic segment from Amygdalobacter nucleatus encodes:
- a CDS encoding efflux RND transporter permease subunit gives MKKVAQTILKHSKLIIAIYVVLAIISVFGMLQVKVQYDLSLYLPPESNSTVGLKYLSNEFHDAIPNLYVATPVKDLKAALAFKEELKTYNGVVSVRYLDDIADISLPLNLQNQTFVSNYYKNGLARYELVVKSENYGTYIAKMRNDFQPRPLYLTGQALDMGSANTAVKSEVSRIMLFAVPFALFVLYLISSSLFEPLLFVLTIFAAVLFNMGSNFFKGDISFITQSIAGIMQLAVSMNYAVFLLHQFKEAINEGKDLLEALELAILRSFSSITSSAVTTFFGFVVLVLMAFRLGLDMGLVLAKGIIFSLICVITLLPCLIKELAPLIKKFSFKPVFRAERFQFLPKIAKAVRYPYLILAILLLPLAFIAQKRTDISYGMGNLPENSQAYKDRAIVEQNFGRSLLYAIIVDREDSAKVPDLVKEIKQLKDVNAVISYSEMVGPDVPKQVLPANLIKQLVAANYERIIVQSKLVPDSHPAFKLARNLRKVCAKHTEHPFYTVGESFSLLDMKDTIERDNIIINYFIIISVALVLLLTFSNFTLPLLIVLTIEFSIWLNLAIPYFQATRLNFIGYLVVNTFQLGATVDYGILLSEKYLRYRKLGSKEDAFKRCISEATASLLAPALILSGCGFILSVISSLQAVSEIGQVLGRGALLSLFNVLILLPNLLYLFDWPIQHSNFNLMTIHTKLKQKLHRKQKGQA, from the coding sequence ATGAAAAAAGTGGCGCAAACAATTTTGAAACACAGCAAGTTAATCATTGCCATTTATGTTGTTTTAGCAATTATTTCTGTTTTTGGCATGTTGCAAGTCAAAGTCCAGTACGATTTGAGCCTTTATCTTCCACCTGAAAGTAATTCGACTGTTGGCTTAAAGTATTTATCTAACGAATTTCATGATGCAATTCCCAACTTGTATGTCGCAACACCTGTCAAAGATCTTAAGGCAGCCTTAGCTTTCAAAGAAGAACTAAAAACATATAACGGCGTTGTATCCGTGCGCTATCTCGATGACATAGCTGACATTAGCCTACCTTTGAACTTGCAAAACCAAACTTTCGTATCTAACTACTACAAAAATGGTTTAGCGCGCTATGAATTAGTCGTTAAGAGTGAAAATTACGGAACTTATATCGCCAAAATGCGCAACGACTTTCAGCCCCGTCCCCTCTATCTAACTGGGCAAGCCCTCGATATGGGCAGCGCTAACACGGCAGTTAAAAGTGAAGTTAGTCGCATCATGTTATTTGCCGTACCTTTCGCCCTCTTCGTTCTCTACTTAATTAGCTCAAGTCTGTTTGAACCGCTTCTATTTGTCTTAACAATTTTTGCCGCCGTGCTCTTTAATATGGGCAGCAATTTCTTCAAAGGCGATATTTCTTTCATTACGCAATCAATCGCTGGTATCATGCAATTAGCAGTTTCAATGAACTATGCTGTATTTTTGCTCCATCAGTTCAAGGAAGCTATCAATGAGGGCAAAGATCTCTTAGAAGCACTTGAGTTAGCCATTCTCCGCAGCTTCTCTAGCATTACCTCATCAGCCGTGACAACGTTCTTCGGTTTTGTGGTACTCGTTCTCATGGCTTTCCGTTTAGGCCTCGATATGGGCTTAGTTTTGGCCAAGGGTATTATCTTTAGCTTGATCTGCGTCATTACACTTTTGCCTTGCTTAATCAAGGAGCTAGCCCCTTTAATTAAGAAATTTTCCTTTAAGCCAGTTTTTCGGGCCGAGCGTTTCCAATTCTTGCCCAAAATTGCTAAAGCGGTGCGCTATCCCTATTTAATCTTAGCCATTTTATTGTTGCCATTAGCTTTCATTGCGCAAAAGCGAACAGATATTTCCTATGGCATGGGTAATTTGCCAGAAAACTCGCAAGCTTATAAAGATCGTGCCATCGTCGAACAGAATTTCGGTCGCTCGCTATTATATGCAATAATAGTCGACCGTGAAGACTCAGCTAAAGTGCCAGATTTAGTCAAAGAAATTAAGCAGCTAAAAGATGTCAATGCCGTTATAAGTTACAGTGAAATGGTAGGACCAGATGTGCCAAAGCAGGTGTTGCCAGCTAATTTAATTAAGCAATTAGTTGCAGCAAATTATGAGCGCATTATTGTCCAGAGTAAGCTTGTGCCAGATAGTCATCCAGCTTTCAAATTAGCGCGCAATTTGCGCAAAGTTTGCGCTAAGCACACAGAGCATCCTTTCTATACAGTGGGTGAATCCTTCTCGCTTTTGGACATGAAAGATACAATCGAACGAGACAATATCATCATCAATTACTTCATCATCATCTCAGTAGCTCTGGTCTTGCTCTTAACCTTCTCCAACTTCACGCTACCGCTACTAATTGTCTTGACTATCGAATTTTCTATCTGGCTTAATTTGGCTATTCCCTACTTCCAAGCTACACGCTTGAATTTCATCGGTTATCTCGTTGTCAATACTTTCCAACTCGGCGCTACTGTCGATTATGGTATCCTATTAAGTGAAAAGTATCTCCGCTATAGAAAGCTAGGCTCCAAAGAAGATGCCTTTAAGCGCTGTATAAGCGAAGCTACAGCTTCCCTCTTAGCACCTGCGCTCATTTTAAGTGGTTGTGGCTTTATCCTATCCGTCATTTCTTCGCTCCAAGCTGTAAGTGAAATTGGCCAGGTTTTAGGCCGCGGAGCTTTGCTTTCGCTATTTAACGTGTTAATTCTCTTGCCGAATTTGCTCTATCTGTTCGATTGGCCAATTCAGCACAGTAATTTTAATCTCATGACTATTCATACTAAACTTAAGCAAAAATTGCATCGCAAACAGAAAGGTCAGGCCTGA
- a CDS encoding serine hydrolase: MLFTKLTKRKLSLILTCSICLNLLAACEQKRNVEPTNLPSLHAESIDLNSVYKPTEKDEAAESMNDDAEKRMQELEKLITAYLAKKDLSSDHLAIELYNFKRKEHYALNADKYFTAASTYKFPLAVIYYDLMRQGKVQKGSQFKITEAELAEEDSAYRRSAIGSIICVEDLLNPMILHSDNTAAHVLFEELGGFQRYKEMVCETISINKDPNYISEGNKINAQILSAFAKKVYENQSDYKTLLANMQKAEPIHYLNFLPAMHNIMWQKYGSYAEALNSVGLKLDGPEQYSLVVLTNLGRNGEPVVGELGALVYAFYHPDKLKADEIINKAEHFVAYYQPASDTQPVANHAQFDQSVPVNNINETPNPNNGAAEAEVKVDGTSEPLVDNKNEAVDKDSNQKADATEFQVEEVANDTNEQAQAENAAAKDVTDGNSSTASDTHDAASNSNDASSNN; this comes from the coding sequence ATGCTTTTTACAAAACTAACTAAGCGTAAACTTAGTCTAATTTTAACATGTAGTATCTGCCTCAATTTGCTTGCAGCTTGCGAACAAAAAAGGAACGTTGAACCAACGAATTTACCGAGCTTGCATGCCGAAAGCATTGACCTAAACAGTGTTTACAAGCCAACAGAAAAGGATGAGGCAGCTGAGTCTATGAATGATGATGCAGAAAAACGTATGCAAGAATTGGAAAAGCTCATCACAGCTTATCTGGCCAAAAAAGATTTAAGCTCCGACCACCTGGCCATCGAATTGTATAACTTCAAGCGTAAAGAACATTATGCACTCAATGCCGACAAGTATTTCACAGCCGCAAGCACCTATAAATTTCCTTTAGCCGTTATTTACTACGACCTCATGCGGCAAGGCAAGGTGCAAAAAGGCAGCCAATTCAAAATTACGGAAGCTGAATTAGCCGAGGAAGATAGCGCTTACAGACGAAGTGCCATAGGTAGCATTATCTGTGTTGAAGATCTCCTAAATCCCATGATTTTGCATTCAGACAACACAGCTGCCCACGTCCTATTTGAGGAATTAGGCGGCTTTCAGCGTTACAAAGAAATGGTATGTGAAACTATCAGCATTAACAAAGATCCGAACTATATAAGCGAGGGCAATAAGATAAACGCCCAAATTCTCAGTGCTTTTGCCAAAAAAGTCTACGAAAATCAAAGTGATTACAAAACTCTATTAGCCAACATGCAAAAGGCTGAGCCTATCCATTATTTGAACTTCTTGCCAGCTATGCACAATATCATGTGGCAAAAATATGGTTCATATGCAGAAGCATTAAATTCAGTTGGTCTCAAATTAGATGGTCCAGAGCAATATTCCTTGGTTGTGTTGACCAATTTAGGCCGAAATGGCGAGCCAGTAGTCGGTGAACTTGGTGCCTTAGTCTACGCTTTTTACCACCCAGATAAACTAAAAGCAGATGAAATCATCAATAAAGCCGAGCACTTCGTAGCTTATTATCAACCAGCATCTGATACGCAGCCAGTTGCAAATCATGCCCAATTTGACCAAAGCGTCCCTGTTAATAACATAAACGAAACTCCTAATCCAAATAATGGAGCAGCTGAAGCTGAGGTTAAAGTTGACGGCACTTCCGAACCGCTTGTTGATAACAAAAATGAAGCTGTTGATAAGGATAGCAATCAGAAGGCAGATGCTACTGAATTTCAAGTAGAAGAAGTAGCAAATGACACAAACGAGCAAGCTCAAGCTGAAAATGCCGCAGCTAAAGACGTTACAGATGGAAATTCAAGCACTGCTTCTGATACTCACGATGCTGCTAGTAATAGCAATGACGCTTCTAGTAATAACTAA
- a CDS encoding glycine--tRNA ligase, translating to MPIEKIKGQNKNGLTMEKLVALCKTRGFVFPGSDIYGGLANAWDYGPLGVLLKNNLKAAWWKRFNLENEYNVGLDAAILMNPTVWQASGHVGNFNDPLIDCKTCKSRYRADNLVEDFVKANAEAQPELADLQIEGASNEQLSQYIETYNIVCPNCGKLDYTPIRRFNMMFKTHQGVTEDSATELYLRPETAQGIFVNFLNVQRAMRLKLPFGICQIGKSFRNEITPGNFTFRTREFEQMELEFFCKPGTSLEWFKYWKDYCYKFLLDLGLRADELRFRDHSQEELSFYSQATSDAEFLFPFGWGEIWGIADRTDYDLKQHQTFAKQDLSYFDAETNEKYIPYVVEPSLGADRLTLAVLCSAYEDEQLENGETRTVMHFHPSLAPIKVAVLPLSNKLKDAAMPIYRDLAKHFSCEFDSRQSIGKRYRRQDEIGTPYCVTYDFESAEDEAVTIRERDTMSQVRVPIKALTAWLDEHLQVNNLL from the coding sequence ATGCCTATTGAGAAGATTAAAGGCCAAAACAAAAATGGCTTAACCATGGAGAAGTTAGTCGCACTTTGCAAAACACGTGGCTTTGTTTTCCCTGGTTCTGATATTTATGGTGGCTTAGCCAATGCTTGGGATTACGGCCCATTGGGCGTACTCCTCAAGAACAATTTGAAAGCTGCTTGGTGGAAACGTTTCAATCTTGAGAATGAATACAATGTGGGCTTGGATGCCGCTATCTTGATGAATCCAACTGTCTGGCAGGCGTCAGGTCACGTTGGCAATTTTAATGACCCATTGATTGACTGTAAGACTTGTAAGAGCCGTTACAGAGCTGATAACTTGGTTGAGGACTTTGTTAAAGCAAATGCTGAGGCTCAACCGGAACTAGCTGATTTACAAATTGAAGGTGCTAGCAACGAGCAACTCAGTCAATATATTGAAACTTATAATATCGTTTGCCCAAATTGCGGTAAGTTAGACTATACGCCAATTCGCCGCTTCAATATGATGTTTAAGACACATCAGGGTGTAACAGAGGACAGTGCAACGGAGCTTTATTTGCGGCCAGAAACAGCTCAAGGTATCTTCGTTAATTTCTTGAATGTACAGAGAGCTATGCGTTTGAAGCTACCATTTGGTATTTGTCAGATTGGTAAGTCTTTCCGTAATGAAATTACACCAGGTAATTTTACTTTCCGTACGCGTGAATTTGAGCAGATGGAGCTAGAGTTCTTCTGTAAGCCAGGTACGTCTTTGGAGTGGTTCAAATATTGGAAAGATTATTGCTACAAGTTCTTGCTTGATTTGGGCTTAAGAGCCGATGAGTTACGTTTCCGTGACCACAGCCAAGAAGAATTAAGCTTCTATTCACAAGCTACCAGCGATGCTGAATTTTTGTTCCCATTCGGTTGGGGCGAAATTTGGGGTATTGCTGACCGCACAGATTATGACCTTAAGCAACATCAGACTTTTGCCAAACAAGATTTGAGCTACTTTGATGCAGAGACAAATGAGAAATACATTCCTTATGTTGTTGAGCCATCTTTGGGCGCTGATCGTTTGACTTTGGCTGTGTTGTGTTCAGCTTATGAAGATGAACAATTAGAGAATGGCGAAACAAGAACGGTCATGCACTTCCATCCGTCCTTAGCTCCGATTAAAGTTGCCGTATTGCCACTCAGCAATAAGCTGAAAGATGCTGCTATGCCAATTTATCGTGACTTAGCTAAGCATTTCAGCTGCGAATTTGATAGCCGTCAGTCCATTGGTAAGCGTTATCGCCGTCAAGATGAGATTGGTACACCATATTGTGTAACTTACGACTTTGAATCAGCTGAGGATGAGGCTGTGACAATTCGTGAGCGTGATACGATGAGTCAGGTTAGAGTGCCAATCAAAGCTTTAACAGCTTGGTTGGATGAGCATTTGCAAGTCAATAACTTGTTGTAA
- the rpoZ gene encoding DNA-directed RNA polymerase subunit omega, with amino-acid sequence MLVDPPIEKLLKHVENRYCLAIAISKRSRQLVNGGLPLLKTDSKNEVSVACEEFADDTVVAVMQPVRPAIPLKPEVVARKRQEREQRFQDMEEKANAETFVKPTEAIAPAAEAENEPEPNSDVMDQANTESLEDMISAELDDEDADSNEYDE; translated from the coding sequence ATGTTAGTTGATCCACCTATTGAGAAATTACTCAAACATGTCGAAAATCGTTATTGCTTAGCAATTGCTATTTCCAAACGCAGTCGCCAATTAGTGAACGGTGGTCTGCCACTTTTGAAAACTGACAGCAAAAATGAGGTTAGTGTAGCCTGTGAAGAGTTCGCTGATGATACAGTTGTTGCTGTTATGCAACCAGTACGTCCAGCTATTCCTTTGAAGCCAGAGGTAGTAGCGCGTAAGCGTCAAGAACGTGAGCAACGCTTCCAAGATATGGAAGAGAAAGCTAATGCTGAAACGTTCGTCAAGCCAACTGAAGCTATAGCCCCAGCTGCTGAAGCTGAGAACGAGCCAGAGCCTAATTCCGATGTTATGGATCAAGCAAACACTGAGAGCTTGGAAGATATGATCAGTGCTGAGCTTGATGACGAAGATGCAGATTCAAACGAATACGACGAGTAA
- a CDS encoding nucleotidyltransferase family protein → MKVAALIVEYNPLHNGHLYQIKAARSLVGPRGTIIAIMSGSFCQRGELACLDKGTRAKLAVELGVDLVLELPALAVLASANYFAKAAISLINSLNCVDYVVVGIESEQPNLLQALAELLSELNPDVSLGKINNPSDFALALKAKLKAGQAYPLALSDLLGSSPYLEQLKAKLNTDCKLDDLNNEITDTLQKANNILALSYLQAKLTLPKPSNAWQFKFLKRQTGPDFNSAHQIRKLIQANTGSISNLLANLLPYLPALSLAKIIQAAQAEALMTEANLAEPLLGELAKTSLLRDKAAKQIDVKRLDATSFDVASLDIKSSSTPTLTNSQISFANRFQIESKQLAKYLSSEAIDMPKLLANELSHKSLTLANCKRKLLLNLLNLPNYSLAELNELTSHAHYLRVLAYSNYPGRALLKRLSQTATCPIIMRFSDFYEKQNYPLSETAFYETADADYRATNYYACLSHNPNALDNKLVLTPIKVKRKKHQ, encoded by the coding sequence TTGAAAGTTGCAGCTTTAATCGTCGAATACAATCCTTTACATAACGGTCACTTATACCAAATCAAGGCCGCACGTTCTTTAGTTGGGCCTAGAGGTACCATCATTGCCATCATGTCTGGCAGCTTTTGTCAGCGGGGCGAGCTTGCCTGTTTAGACAAAGGGACACGGGCCAAGCTGGCTGTCGAATTAGGCGTTGATTTGGTGCTGGAGCTACCTGCCTTAGCTGTCCTAGCCTCGGCCAATTATTTTGCCAAAGCGGCTATCAGCCTAATTAACAGTTTGAATTGTGTCGATTATGTCGTTGTAGGCATCGAAAGTGAACAGCCGAATTTGCTTCAAGCTCTAGCTGAATTACTTAGCGAACTTAATCCTGACGTAAGCTTAGGCAAAATAAACAACCCCTCTGACTTTGCCCTAGCTCTAAAAGCCAAACTTAAAGCTGGCCAGGCTTATCCGCTTGCTTTAAGTGATTTACTCGGAAGCTCCCCCTATCTTGAGCAATTAAAGGCCAAACTAAATACTGACTGTAAGTTAGATGACCTTAATAATGAAATAACTGATACATTACAAAAAGCCAATAACATTCTGGCCTTAAGCTATCTACAAGCCAAATTAACCTTGCCTAAGCCTAGCAATGCCTGGCAATTCAAGTTCTTAAAGCGCCAAACTGGACCTGACTTTAATAGCGCGCATCAAATTCGTAAGCTTATCCAAGCCAATACTGGCTCTATCAGCAATCTGTTGGCTAACTTACTGCCTTATCTGCCAGCTTTGAGTCTGGCCAAAATCATCCAAGCAGCCCAAGCTGAGGCGCTTATGACTGAAGCTAATCTAGCCGAGCCACTTCTAGGCGAGTTAGCTAAAACTAGCTTGCTTAGGGATAAAGCCGCCAAGCAAATTGATGTTAAAAGATTAGATGCTACAAGCTTCGACGTTGCAAGCTTAGACATTAAAAGCTCAAGCACGCCAACCTTAACTAATAGCCAAATTAGCTTTGCTAACCGCTTTCAAATAGAAAGCAAACAACTTGCCAAATATCTGTCTAGCGAAGCTATAGATATGCCCAAATTGCTAGCTAACGAGCTGAGTCACAAGAGCTTAACTCTGGCTAATTGCAAACGTAAATTGCTATTAAATTTATTAAATTTGCCGAATTATTCATTGGCAGAATTGAACGAATTAACTAGCCACGCTCACTATCTCCGCGTCCTAGCATATAGTAATTATCCTGGTCGGGCTTTGTTAAAGCGCTTATCACAAACAGCTACTTGTCCAATCATCATGCGTTTCAGTGATTTTTATGAAAAACAAAATTACCCTCTGAGTGAAACGGCTTTTTACGAAACGGCTGATGCAGATTATCGGGCAACTAACTATTACGCCTGTCTCAGTCACAATCCTAACGCTTTGGATAACAAGCTAGTTCTCACGCCGATCAAGGTTAAGCGAAAGAAGCATCAATAA
- a CDS encoding ABC transporter ATP-binding protein: MIEIRNLSKSYDGKKKACNNMNLQINDGEIMGILGPNGAGKSTLLKMIVGILQQDEGEITINGKKLQEDQENYKREFAYVSDSPDNLLRLKGYEFLRFMADVYQVPAKERMERINQLVVNFGMEKDLASEINSYSHGMRQKMMVMGALLINPKVWILDEPMVGLDPRSAFEMKQKMREHADKGNIVLFSTHVLEVAEKLVDRICVINKGQIVFVGTVAELRANMNEDASLEDLFLELTNNEDSVEVAQAE; encoded by the coding sequence ATGATTGAAATTCGTAATTTAAGCAAATCTTATGACGGCAAGAAGAAAGCCTGCAACAATATGAATTTGCAGATTAATGATGGCGAGATTATGGGTATCTTGGGCCCGAACGGTGCCGGCAAGAGTACCTTGCTCAAAATGATCGTCGGTATCTTGCAACAAGATGAGGGCGAAATTACAATCAATGGCAAAAAATTGCAAGAAGATCAAGAGAACTACAAACGCGAGTTTGCTTATGTCAGCGATAGCCCAGACAACCTCTTACGCTTGAAAGGTTATGAGTTTTTGCGCTTCATGGCCGACGTTTATCAAGTGCCAGCCAAAGAACGCATGGAAAGAATTAATCAACTGGTAGTTAACTTTGGCATGGAGAAAGATTTAGCTTCAGAAATAAACAGCTATTCCCATGGTATGCGCCAGAAGATGATGGTCATGGGTGCCTTACTAATCAATCCGAAAGTTTGGATCTTGGATGAACCGATGGTTGGCTTGGATCCACGCTCAGCTTTTGAGATGAAACAGAAGATGCGTGAACATGCAGACAAAGGCAATATCGTCTTATTCTCAACCCACGTTTTGGAAGTGGCCGAGAAATTAGTTGACCGAATTTGCGTAATCAACAAAGGCCAAATTGTTTTCGTTGGCACAGTTGCTGAGCTGAGAGCCAATATGAATGAAGATGCTTCCTTAGAAGACCTGTTCTTAGAGTTGACCAACAACGAGGACAGTGTAGAAGTAGCCCAAGCTGAGTGA
- a CDS encoding ATP-binding cassette domain-containing protein, translated as MKVEKELIPKNKFKDQAYLAKVKKYLVQMELWDKRTLNPHDLSGGEKQRLALLIAFLKDSKLVILDEPTAGLDHKRMILLLMPLKRKSTKHLLYS; from the coding sequence TTGAAAGTTGAAAAGGAGCTTATTCCTAAAAACAAGTTTAAAGATCAAGCGTATTTAGCCAAGGTTAAAAAATATTTAGTCCAAATGGAATTGTGGGATAAACGAACTTTGAATCCACATGATCTATCAGGTGGGGAAAAGCAGAGGCTGGCACTTCTTATAGCTTTTCTTAAAGATTCAAAGCTGGTAATTCTGGATGAACCAACGGCAGGATTGGATCATAAACGAATGATCTTGTTGCTGATGCCATTAAAGCGAAAATCAACGAAACACCTGTTATACTCATAA
- a CDS encoding energy-coupling factor transporter transmembrane component T — MYGWIGALYAMVLIILRFFPIWILATILSGFGTSTMIYSLRSIHLPNTLCIGVAIFFRFIPEYKEYLSAIREGLKARNMGISIFKPIHSLEIYLVPMLYKAFES; from the coding sequence ATGTATGGTTGGATAGGTGCTTTGTATGCTATGGTACTTATCATACTTAGATTTTTTCCTATATGGATATTGGCCACTATATTGTCAGGCTTTGGAACTTCAACAATGATATATTCTCTAAGAAGCATTCATTTACCAAATACATTGTGCATAGGTGTGGCTATATTTTTTAGGTTTATACCTGAATACAAAGAGTATTTATCAGCCATCAGGGAAGGCTTAAAGGCTAGAAACATGGGAATTAGCATTTTTAAACCGATTCATAGCCTTGAAATTTATTTAGTTCCTATGCTTTATAAAGCATTTGAAAGTTGA
- a CDS encoding V-type ATP synthase subunit D, with the protein MANKRVSPNRMELMRLKRQLVTACKGHAMLKDKRDGLMKNFLALVDDTLAMRHEMERLLAQASSAMGLARATMGPKQLQEASLQNASSLEFKVSVKRIMAVETPCFEPLTSINASTEGQSFPYSLATTTSELDDAVDKLALVLPTMIKLAEKEKSLELMAAEIERTRRRVNSLEHVMIPDLQAMIKEIQSKLSESELANQTRLMKVKDMIVAAEMKQRLAYLEEQAEKA; encoded by the coding sequence ATGGCAAATAAAAGGGTTAGTCCCAACCGTATGGAATTGATGCGGTTAAAGCGGCAACTGGTAACTGCTTGTAAAGGTCATGCTATGCTCAAAGATAAGCGTGATGGCCTGATGAAAAATTTCTTGGCTTTAGTCGATGACACTTTGGCCATGCGCCATGAGATGGAACGTTTGCTTGCACAGGCTAGTTCAGCGATGGGCTTGGCACGTGCTACGATGGGACCTAAGCAATTACAAGAAGCAAGTTTGCAAAATGCTTCTAGCTTGGAGTTTAAAGTTAGTGTTAAGCGCATTATGGCCGTCGAAACACCTTGCTTTGAACCTTTGACTTCAATCAATGCTAGCACAGAAGGTCAAAGCTTCCCATACAGCTTAGCTACAACTACTAGTGAGTTGGACGATGCTGTAGATAAGTTAGCTTTAGTTTTGCCAACCATGATTAAACTAGCTGAGAAAGAAAAGAGCCTTGAGTTGATGGCAGCTGAAATTGAACGCACAAGACGGCGTGTTAATTCCTTGGAGCATGTGATGATTCCTGATTTGCAAGCTATGATTAAGGAAATTCAGAGTAAGTTGTCAGAGAGCGAATTGGCTAATCAGACTCGTTTGATGAAAGTCAAAGATATGATTGTGGCAGCGGAAATGAAGCAACGCTTAGCTTACTTAGAAGAACAAGCTGAGAAAGCATAA
- a CDS encoding V-type ATP synthase subunit B, translating to MAKDYRTIAEVAGPLMLVKGVSGVKYDELGEIKLANGEIRRCRVLEINGENALVQLFESAIGINIEDNQVRFLGHGQELGVSRDMLGRVFNGSGKAIDNIPEPVPEKMLDINGSPMNPAARDYPNEFIQTGVSAIDGLNTLVRGQKLPIFSASGLPHAALAAQIARQAKVLGKDEQFAVVFAAMGITFEEADFFISDFKKTGAIERTVLFLNLADQPAIERISTPRLALTTAEYLAFDLGMQVLVIMTDMTYYADALREVSAARKEVPGRRGYPGYLYTDLASLYERAGRLRGNKGSITMMPILTMPDDDKTHPVPDLTGYITEGQIILDRTLHNSNITPPIDVLPSLSRLKDKGIGKGKTREDHADTMNQLFAAYSRGKEALELATILGESALSETDKLFAEFSKQFEQKYLNQGNNVERSIEETLNIGWELLSILPKEELKRIHQEYIDKYYIEKKD from the coding sequence ATGGCTAAAGATTATCGCACAATAGCAGAAGTTGCCGGCCCTTTGATGTTGGTTAAAGGTGTTTCTGGCGTTAAGTATGATGAATTAGGCGAGATAAAGCTGGCTAACGGTGAGATTAGACGTTGCCGTGTGCTTGAGATTAACGGTGAAAACGCTCTAGTACAGCTGTTTGAGAGTGCCATAGGCATCAATATTGAAGACAATCAAGTTCGCTTCTTAGGTCACGGCCAAGAGTTAGGCGTTTCCCGTGATATGCTCGGTCGTGTCTTTAACGGTTCTGGTAAAGCAATCGACAATATCCCTGAGCCAGTGCCTGAAAAAATGTTAGATATTAACGGCAGCCCGATGAATCCAGCTGCTCGTGACTATCCGAATGAGTTCATTCAAACAGGTGTTTCAGCTATCGATGGCCTGAATACTCTAGTTCGTGGTCAGAAGTTGCCTATTTTCTCAGCTTCTGGTTTGCCACATGCTGCTTTGGCAGCTCAGATTGCTAGACAAGCTAAGGTTCTTGGTAAAGATGAGCAATTCGCCGTTGTCTTTGCTGCAATGGGTATCACATTTGAAGAGGCTGATTTCTTTATTTCAGACTTCAAAAAGACAGGTGCTATCGAGAGAACAGTTTTGTTCTTGAACTTGGCTGATCAGCCAGCTATCGAGCGTATTTCTACACCACGTTTGGCTTTGACAACAGCTGAATATTTGGCTTTTGACCTTGGCATGCAGGTTTTGGTCATCATGACTGATATGACTTACTACGCTGATGCTTTGCGTGAAGTTTCTGCTGCTCGTAAGGAAGTGCCTGGCCGTCGTGGTTATCCAGGTTACCTCTACACAGACTTAGCTAGCTTGTATGAACGTGCTGGTCGTTTGCGTGGCAACAAAGGTTCAATCACCATGATGCCTATTTTGACTATGCCTGATGATGATAAGACACACCCAGTTCCTGACTTGACTGGTTACATCACAGAAGGCCAGATCATTTTGGATCGTACTTTGCACAATTCCAACATTACCCCACCAATTGATGTTCTGCCATCTTTGTCTCGTTTGAAAGATAAAGGTATTGGTAAAGGCAAGACACGTGAGGATCATGCCGATACGATGAACCAATTGTTCGCAGCTTATTCGCGTGGTAAGGAAGCTTTGGAGTTGGCAACTATCTTAGGTGAAAGTGCTTTGTCTGAAACAGATAAGTTGTTTGCTGAGTTCTCGAAGCAATTTGAGCAAAAGTACCTCAACCAAGGTAATAATGTTGAGCGAAGCATTGAAGAAACACTTAACATTGGTTGGGAGCTCTTGAGTATCTTACCTAAGGAAGAGTTGAAACGTATTCACCAAGAGTACATCGATAAGTACTACATCGAGAAGAAAGATTAG